A genomic stretch from Aerococcaceae bacterium zg-1292 includes:
- a CDS encoding lipoate--protein ligase — translation MIFVDNGNNYDASVNIALETYLVENKLVDEPILLFYINKPSIIIGRNQNTIEEVNQPYLDEHGIQVVRRMSGGGAVYHDLGNVSFCFIKDDDGSFRDFAGFTKPVIDALHKLGATGAELQGRNDLLIDGKKFSGNAMYAKDGRMTAHGTILFNSDLDEVNNALKPRKEKIASKGIKSVRSRVTNIAPYVKDEYKSLSIEEFRDVLLLEIFGVQTKEEVAQYVLTEKDWEKVYEIRAQRFGNWDWNYGESPAFDIEKSKKFDFGFVDFRFNVAGGKVSSAKIYGDFFGLGDIKDVEDALVGVRFTKEDFLAAFENIDVNKYFGRVTQEELMELLFG, via the coding sequence ATGATTTTTGTAGATAATGGAAACAATTATGATGCAAGTGTCAATATTGCATTAGAAACATACCTTGTTGAAAATAAATTAGTTGATGAACCAATTTTACTGTTTTATATTAATAAACCATCGATTATTATCGGACGGAATCAAAACACTATTGAAGAAGTGAATCAACCGTATTTAGATGAACATGGCATTCAAGTTGTCCGCCGTATGTCAGGTGGGGGCGCTGTTTATCATGATTTAGGCAATGTTTCATTCTGTTTTATTAAAGATGATGACGGTTCTTTCCGTGATTTTGCAGGCTTTACTAAGCCAGTAATTGATGCGTTACATAAATTAGGTGCAACTGGCGCTGAATTGCAAGGACGTAACGACTTATTAATTGATGGCAAAAAATTCTCTGGTAATGCCATGTATGCTAAAGATGGTCGTATGACTGCGCATGGTACGATTTTATTTAACTCTGATTTAGATGAGGTAAATAATGCGTTAAAACCACGTAAAGAAAAAATTGCTTCAAAAGGGATTAAATCTGTTCGCTCGCGTGTAACGAATATCGCGCCTTATGTTAAAGATGAATACAAATCATTATCTATCGAAGAATTCCGTGATGTGTTATTGTTAGAAATCTTCGGGGTCCAAACCAAAGAAGAAGTGGCGCAATATGTATTGACAGAAAAAGATTGGGAAAAAGTTTACGAAATTCGTGCCCAACGTTTTGGCAATTGGGACTGGAATTATGGCGAATCCCCAGCGTTTGACATTGAGAAAAGTAAGAAATTTGACTTTGGTTTTGTTGATTTTCGTTTCAATGTTGCCGGTGGTAAAGTCAGTTCAGCCAAAATTTACGGTGACTTTTTCGGCTTGGGTGACATTAAAGATGTTGAAGATGCTTTAGTGGGTGTCCGCTTTACAAAAGAAGACTTTTTAGCAGCATTTGAAAATATTGATGTGAATAAGTACTTCGGCCGTGTGACACAAGAAGAGTTAATGGAATTGTTGTTTGGGTAG